From one Humulus lupulus chromosome 8, drHumLupu1.1, whole genome shotgun sequence genomic stretch:
- the LOC133795864 gene encoding uncharacterized protein LOC133795864 gives MRSGRLTQYIKEAGRLGTSQHNPASAPTPQAADPVRTASASPQEPFKQVPMIHGIVELTEDQDHATKIRKRMEEQVKRYRSLGHTVNLVTSEDRSYLASAITFTDDDLQGVHLPHDDPLVISLQIDHCQLGRVLVDGGSGVDILSWEAFQKIGLEENQIRTSTTPISGFNSQRVYLKGVVRLTMVAEERTLPVDFLIIDSITSYNAIMGRNWTHMMQGVVLTLHQVMRCQSPNGRYTIGIKGGQKQAKKCFFTLKEINNSGTSSPDNNPDK, from the coding sequence ATGAGAAGTGGGAGGCTAACCCAGTACATTAAGGAGGCAGGCAGACTCGGCACCTCGCAGCATAATCCTGCTTCTGCCCCAACACCACAAGCAGCAGACCCTGTGCGTACAGCCTCTGCAAGCCCACAAGAACCTTTCAAGCAAGTCCCCATGATACATGGGATCGTGGAGCTCACTGAAGACCAAGATCATGCCACCAAAATCCGTAAGAGGATGGAGGAACAGGTGAAACGATATAGATCATTAGGCCACACGGTCAATCTTGTCACTTCAGAGGACAGAAGTTATCTAGCCTCTGCAATCACCTTCACCGACGATGACTTACAAGGAGTGCACCTACCCCATGACGATCCTCTCGTCATCTCGCTACAGATCGACCATTGCCAGTTGGGCAGAGTTCTAGTCGACGGGGGCAGTGGCGTTGACATCCTCTCctgggaagccttccagaagatAGGGCTAGAGGAAAATCAAATCCGGACCTCCACTACGCCCATTTCGGGATTTAACAGCCAGAGAGTATACCTGAAGGGCGTTGTGCGGTTAACCATGGTGGCCGAAGAACGTACCCTGCCAGTGGACTTCCTCATTATAGATTCCATCACAagctacaacgccatcatgggGAGAAATTGGACCCACATGATGCAAGGGGTAGTCTTAACTTTGCATCAGGTGATGCGATGCCAATCACCCAACGGGCGCTACACCATCGGCATAAAGGGAGGTCAGAAGCAGGCGAAAAAGTGCTTTTTTACCTTGAAAGAAATAAACAACTCTGGCACTTCCTCCCCTGATAACAATCCTGACAAATAG